A region of Curvibacter sp. AEP1-3 DNA encodes the following proteins:
- a CDS encoding UvrD-helicase domain-containing protein: protein MHSFAAAGSTPPLLHNLNPEQLAAVTLPAEHALILAGAGSGKTRVLTTRIAWLLQNGYVSPGGILAVTFTNKAAKEMMTRLSAMLPVNVRGMWIGTFHGLCNRFLRAHYKNAGLPQAFQILDTQDQLSAIKRLCKQYKIDDERFPPKQMAWFIGNCKEEGLRPKDVVASDPDTRKKIEIYQLYEDQCQREGVVDFGELMLRSYELLRDNAPIREHYQRRFRHILIDEFQDTNKLQYAWIKMIAGVGQGGSDAGAGSVLAVGDDDQSIYAFRGARVGNMTDFVREFAVRQQIKLEQNYRSYSNILDSANALISHNSRRLGKNLRTEQGAGEPVRVYEAPSDFAEAQWMVDEMKQLIRDDVPRSEIAVLYRSNAQSRVIETGLFNAGIPYRVYGGLRFFERAEIKHALAYLRLLENPNDDTSFLRVVNFPARGIGARSIEQLQDLAKATGCSLHDAVSTLTGRPGAVIAGFVAKLDVMREQTADLNLKDIIKLMLEHSGLLEHYRNEREGEDRVENLDELVNAAESFVMQEGFGREAPGMAPLVSSPEALLSQSPASQGLSGEALMTGTDAAPDEFGDTGETLSPLQAFLTHAALEAGDNMAAAGQDAIQLMTVHSSKGLEFDCVFITGMEEGLFPHENSMSDHDGLEEERRLAYVAITRARKRLYLSHSQTRMLHGQTRYNLKSRFFDELPEECLKYLTPKQQAMPAGGGMGGGFGGGSYGGGSGNSWGGGGYATNSGAVRAYSTGAGSTFGAYSAPQKEVVRKEEPTGLRKGQKVFHAKFGEGMVLTLEGAGDDARAQINFPRHGTKWLALSVAKLTPVP from the coding sequence ATGCATTCTTTCGCCGCCGCTGGCTCCACTCCCCCCCTGTTACACAACCTGAACCCGGAGCAGCTGGCCGCTGTGACCCTGCCTGCCGAGCACGCGCTCATTCTGGCGGGGGCAGGTTCTGGCAAAACGCGGGTGCTTACCACCCGCATCGCTTGGCTCTTGCAGAACGGCTATGTCTCACCCGGCGGCATCTTGGCGGTCACCTTTACCAACAAGGCGGCCAAGGAAATGATGACGCGTCTCTCCGCCATGTTGCCGGTGAACGTGCGGGGCATGTGGATTGGCACCTTTCACGGCCTGTGCAACCGCTTCCTGCGTGCGCATTACAAAAATGCCGGCTTGCCACAGGCCTTCCAGATCCTGGATACGCAAGACCAGCTCAGCGCCATCAAGCGCCTGTGCAAGCAATACAAGATTGACGATGAGCGTTTTCCGCCCAAGCAGATGGCCTGGTTCATCGGCAACTGCAAGGAAGAGGGGCTGCGCCCCAAAGACGTGGTGGCCAGTGACCCGGACACCCGCAAGAAAATCGAGATTTACCAGCTCTACGAAGACCAGTGCCAGCGCGAAGGCGTGGTGGACTTTGGCGAGCTGATGCTGCGCAGTTACGAACTGCTGCGCGACAACGCGCCCATCCGCGAGCACTACCAGCGGCGCTTTCGCCACATCCTGATCGACGAGTTTCAAGACACCAACAAGCTGCAATACGCCTGGATCAAGATGATTGCCGGTGTGGGGCAGGGCGGCAGTGATGCGGGTGCTGGCTCGGTGCTGGCGGTGGGCGATGACGACCAGAGCATTTACGCCTTCCGCGGTGCGCGGGTGGGCAACATGACGGACTTTGTGCGCGAGTTCGCGGTGCGCCAGCAGATCAAGCTGGAGCAAAACTACCGCAGCTACAGCAACATTCTGGACAGCGCCAACGCGCTCATCAGCCACAACAGCCGCCGCTTGGGCAAAAACCTGCGCACCGAGCAGGGCGCCGGCGAGCCGGTACGGGTGTACGAGGCGCCCAGCGACTTTGCCGAGGCGCAGTGGATGGTGGATGAGATGAAACAGCTCATCCGCGACGATGTGCCGCGCTCCGAGATTGCCGTGCTCTACCGCAGCAACGCGCAAAGCCGCGTGATTGAAACCGGGCTGTTCAACGCCGGCATTCCTTACCGCGTGTATGGCGGCCTGCGATTCTTCGAGCGGGCTGAAATCAAGCACGCGCTGGCGTATCTGCGCCTCTTGGAGAACCCCAACGACGACACCAGCTTTTTGCGGGTGGTCAACTTTCCGGCGCGCGGCATCGGTGCGCGCAGCATCGAGCAGTTGCAAGACCTGGCCAAGGCAACGGGCTGCTCGCTGCACGACGCAGTGAGCACGCTGACCGGCCGCCCCGGCGCCGTGATTGCCGGCTTTGTGGCCAAGCTCGATGTCATGCGCGAGCAGACTGCCGACCTGAACCTCAAAGACATCATCAAGCTGATGCTGGAGCACAGCGGCCTGCTGGAGCACTACCGCAACGAGCGCGAAGGCGAAGACCGCGTCGAGAACTTGGACGAATTGGTCAACGCCGCCGAGAGCTTTGTGATGCAAGAGGGCTTCGGCCGCGAAGCCCCCGGCATGGCGCCGCTGGTCAGCAGCCCCGAGGCCTTGCTGAGCCAGAGCCCTGCCAGCCAGGGTTTGAGTGGCGAGGCCTTGATGACCGGCACGGATGCAGCACCCGATGAATTCGGCGACACCGGCGAAACCCTCTCTCCCTTGCAAGCCTTCCTGACCCACGCCGCGCTGGAAGCGGGCGACAACATGGCCGCTGCAGGGCAGGACGCCATCCAGCTCATGACCGTGCACTCCAGCAAGGGCCTGGAGTTCGACTGCGTGTTCATCACCGGCATGGAAGAGGGCTTGTTTCCCCACGAAAACTCCATGAGCGACCATGACGGGCTGGAAGAAGAGCGCCGCTTGGCCTACGTGGCCATCACCCGCGCGCGCAAGCGCCTGTATCTCAGCCACTCGCAGACGCGCATGCTGCACGGGCAGACGCGCTACAACCTCAAGAGCCGCTTCTTTGACGAGCTGCCCGAGGAATGCCTGAAGTACCTCACCCCCAAGCAGCAGGCGATGCCCGCAGGTGGTGGCATGGGCGGCGGTTTTGGCGGAGGAAGCTATGGCGGCGGGTCCGGCAACAGCTGGGGTGGCGGAGGATATGCTACGAATTCAGGAGCAGTTCGCGCATATTCCACGGGCGCTGGAAGCACATTTGGCGCGTATTCCGCCCCGCAGAAGGAAGTGGTGCGCAAAGAGGAGCCCACCGGCCTGCGCAAGGGGCAAAAAGTGTTTCATGCCAAATTCGGCGAGGGCATGGTGCTCACCCTGGAAGGTGCGGGTGACGATGCACGCGCACAGATCAACTTCCCCCGCCACGGCACCAAGTGGCTGGCGCTGAGCGTGGCCAAGCTCACGCCGGTACCTTGA
- a CDS encoding tetratricopeptide repeat protein, whose protein sequence is MKTVLLVLALSLAAPLYAADTPTITAPTVSERMATAREAIARKGWSRAQYDLKLVLRDEPGNADAHNLLAYTFRKQDKPDLAQAFEHYKTALKLNPQHKGAHEYIGEAYLMDRKPELAEQHLASLEKICGNRQCEEYQDLSKALAAYRNANP, encoded by the coding sequence ATGAAAACAGTCTTGTTGGTTCTGGCCCTGAGCCTTGCTGCCCCGTTGTATGCCGCCGATACCCCGACCATCACAGCGCCCACCGTGAGCGAGCGCATGGCCACGGCCCGGGAAGCCATTGCCCGCAAAGGCTGGAGCCGAGCGCAATACGACCTGAAGCTGGTGCTGCGCGATGAGCCGGGCAATGCTGATGCCCACAATCTTCTGGCCTATACTTTCCGCAAGCAAGACAAGCCTGATCTTGCGCAAGCGTTTGAGCACTACAAGACGGCTCTCAAGCTCAATCCCCAGCACAAAGGGGCGCACGAGTACATCGGTGAGGCGTATCTCATGGACCGCAAGCCCGAGCTGGCGGAGCAGCATCTGGCGAGTTTGGAAAAAATCTGCGGCAACCGCCAGTGCGAGGAATACCAGGACCTTTCCAAGGCCTTGGCCGCTTACCGCAATGCCAACCCCTGA
- a CDS encoding GMP reductase, which produces MEIFDYDNILLLPRKCRVESRSECDAGVELGSRKFRLPVVPANMKTVVDESICEWLARNGYFYVMHRFDLDNVKFVQEMHAKDLFASISLGVKKPDYATVDQLVALGLTPEYITIDIAHGHADSVRDMIIYLKKHLPGSFVIAGNVATPEAVIDLENWGADATKVGVGPGKVCITKLKTGFGTGGWQLSALKWCARVATKPIIADGGIRSHGDIAKSIRFGASMVMIGSLFAGHEESPGKTVEVDGAMFKEYYGSASDFNKGEYKHVEGKRILEPIKGKLADTLIEMEQDVQSSISYAGGKKLMDIRKVNYVTLGGDNAGEHLLM; this is translated from the coding sequence ATGGAAATTTTTGACTACGACAACATCCTCTTGCTGCCCCGCAAATGCCGGGTGGAGAGCCGTTCTGAATGCGATGCCGGCGTCGAGCTGGGCAGCCGCAAATTCCGCCTGCCGGTAGTACCCGCCAACATGAAAACCGTGGTGGACGAGTCCATCTGCGAATGGCTGGCGCGCAATGGCTACTTTTACGTGATGCACCGCTTTGATCTGGACAACGTGAAGTTTGTGCAGGAGATGCACGCCAAGGACCTGTTTGCCTCCATTTCGCTGGGTGTGAAGAAGCCGGACTACGCCACGGTGGACCAACTGGTCGCCCTGGGCCTGACACCCGAGTACATCACCATCGACATCGCCCACGGCCATGCCGACAGCGTGCGCGACATGATCATCTACCTCAAGAAACACCTGCCCGGCAGCTTTGTGATTGCCGGCAACGTAGCCACCCCCGAAGCGGTGATTGACCTGGAAAACTGGGGTGCGGACGCCACCAAGGTCGGCGTGGGCCCGGGCAAGGTCTGCATCACCAAGCTCAAGACAGGTTTCGGCACCGGCGGCTGGCAGCTCAGCGCGCTCAAGTGGTGTGCCCGTGTAGCCACCAAGCCCATCATTGCCGACGGTGGCATCCGCAGCCATGGTGACATTGCCAAGAGCATCCGCTTCGGCGCCAGCATGGTCATGATCGGCTCCCTGTTTGCTGGCCACGAAGAGTCGCCCGGCAAAACGGTGGAAGTCGATGGCGCCATGTTCAAGGAGTACTACGGCTCGGCCAGCGACTTCAACAAGGGCGAATACAAGCACGTTGAAGGCAAGCGCATCCTGGAACCCATCAAGGGCAAGCTGGCCGATACGCTGATTGAAATGGAGCAGGACGTGCAAAGCTCCATCAGCTATGCCGGTGGCAAGAAACTCATGGACATCCGCAAGGTGAACTACGTGACCCTGGGCGGCGACAACGCGGGCGAACATCTGCTGATGTAA
- a CDS encoding serine/threonine protein kinase — protein sequence MTDPAGAAASSRPSLQVVAGRYQVLRKIGSGGMGAVYLAKQIGVGNQVALKFLPAHLSDDAQLRRRFEREAALSLEVRHPGAAQLLDSGVDSDGQLYLAFEYVEGEDLSALLDREGALSFEDATALTCKVAEVLAFAHAKGVVHRDIKPENIRVRRDLAGLHVKVLDFGIARLVDEVGTKLTIEGGVAGTPRYMAPEQIAAGTIDARTDIYALGLVLFEAVTGREAFTRETTSQLMWAQLNDPVPAVVEVQPLRDYPELDAVIAQACAKEPSERFASAQALVEALKALQVPQWWGVPVPVVRRARANPTLSGGLNGGTPGGASQRDPVQLPRPGRKTFLQIRASAWVAMAVGGLALALAGAALWVALDQRKSAMPAKGQRLPDGSMALPPGLAASTPTVTRPVPEPPDAVPAATRPVVPAKGGASAPPAPAAPPVTLQMPAQPATPASGKGAAVLPAKPATAAAAEGEVPECSQLAIYDTPMTRMPVPELERRAAAMKYMSPSMMANQLKTLKATVETFHPDQRECTYRAMLIRVVLNEKVVLASSPTLWGHSRDVPELERLFLEQPLRNDWTAAQRKDVLRQVETIFIANLQKDAPGDDVYWRRMYYGILVACELTDEARAKVGAPRIGENNCLKIKPAGT from the coding sequence ATGACTGACCCCGCAGGCGCAGCCGCTTCGTCCCGCCCCTCTCTGCAGGTGGTGGCGGGCCGCTACCAGGTGCTGCGCAAAATCGGCAGCGGCGGCATGGGCGCGGTGTATCTGGCCAAGCAGATCGGTGTGGGCAACCAGGTCGCCCTCAAGTTCTTGCCGGCGCACCTGTCCGACGATGCCCAACTGCGCCGCCGCTTTGAGCGCGAAGCGGCCCTCAGCCTGGAGGTGCGCCACCCCGGCGCAGCCCAATTGCTGGACTCGGGTGTGGACAGCGACGGGCAGCTGTATCTGGCCTTTGAGTATGTGGAGGGTGAAGACCTCTCGGCCTTGCTGGACCGCGAAGGCGCGCTGTCGTTTGAAGACGCTACTGCCTTGACCTGCAAGGTGGCCGAAGTGCTGGCCTTTGCTCATGCCAAGGGCGTGGTGCATCGCGACATCAAGCCCGAGAACATCCGGGTGCGGCGCGACCTGGCGGGTCTGCATGTGAAGGTGCTGGATTTCGGCATTGCGAGGCTGGTGGACGAGGTGGGCACCAAGCTCACCATCGAGGGCGGTGTGGCTGGCACCCCGCGCTACATGGCGCCGGAGCAGATCGCGGCCGGCACCATCGATGCGCGCACCGACATTTATGCCCTGGGGCTGGTGCTGTTTGAGGCAGTCACCGGGCGCGAAGCTTTCACCCGCGAGACTACTTCGCAACTCATGTGGGCACAACTCAACGACCCGGTGCCCGCCGTGGTGGAGGTGCAGCCCCTGCGCGACTACCCCGAGCTGGACGCCGTGATCGCGCAGGCCTGTGCCAAAGAGCCTTCAGAACGCTTTGCAAGTGCGCAAGCCTTGGTGGAAGCACTCAAAGCCCTGCAAGTGCCGCAGTGGTGGGGTGTGCCTGTGCCGGTGGTGCGGCGCGCCCGCGCCAACCCAACGCTGTCGGGTGGCCTGAACGGCGGCACACCCGGAGGTGCCTCGCAGCGCGACCCGGTACAACTGCCCCGGCCCGGCCGCAAAACCTTTTTGCAAATCCGTGCCAGCGCATGGGTTGCCATGGCGGTGGGAGGGCTGGCGCTTGCGTTGGCGGGGGCTGCCTTGTGGGTGGCTCTGGACCAGCGCAAATCTGCAATGCCTGCCAAAGGGCAGCGCCTGCCGGATGGCAGCATGGCCCTGCCACCCGGACTGGCCGCCAGCACGCCCACCGTGACCCGGCCGGTTCCAGAGCCGCCGGATGCAGTGCCTGCAGCCACCCGGCCCGTCGTGCCCGCCAAGGGCGGTGCCTCGGCCCCGCCGGCCCCGGCTGCCCCGCCTGTGACCTTGCAGATGCCCGCACAGCCTGCAACCCCGGCCTCTGGCAAGGGGGCCGCTGTGCTGCCCGCCAAGCCTGCTACCGCAGCAGCGGCAGAAGGCGAGGTGCCCGAATGTTCCCAGCTCGCCATCTACGACACGCCCATGACGCGCATGCCGGTACCCGAGCTGGAGCGGCGCGCGGCAGCCATGAAATACATGTCGCCGTCCATGATGGCCAACCAGCTCAAGACGCTCAAAGCCACGGTGGAAACCTTTCACCCCGACCAGCGTGAGTGCACCTACCGCGCCATGTTGATCCGTGTGGTGCTGAATGAAAAAGTGGTGCTCGCCTCCAGCCCGACTTTGTGGGGCCACAGTCGCGATGTGCCCGAGTTGGAGCGCCTGTTTCTGGAACAGCCCTTGCGCAACGATTGGACTGCCGCTCAGCGTAAGGACGTGCTGCGGCAGGTGGAAACCATCTTCATCGCCAATCTGCAAAAAGATGCGCCGGGCGACGATGTGTACTGGCGCCGCATGTATTACGGCATCTTGGTGGCGTGCGAACTCACCGATGAAGCCCGCGCCAAGGTGGGCGCCCCACGCATTGGCGAGAACAACTGCCTGAAGATCAAGCCTGCGGGGACTTGA
- a CDS encoding antibiotic biosynthesis monooxygenase family protein, which translates to MDIANTPPAPYYAVIFTSLRTAVDEGYGDMAEKMVALAAQQPGFLGVESARDGLGITVSYWKDLESIRAWKAHAEHQVAQQLGHEKWYAAFKTRIAKVERDYAL; encoded by the coding sequence CTGGACATTGCGAACACCCCACCGGCGCCGTACTACGCCGTCATCTTCACCAGCCTGCGTACCGCCGTCGATGAGGGCTATGGCGACATGGCCGAAAAGATGGTGGCGCTCGCCGCGCAGCAGCCCGGTTTTCTGGGCGTAGAGTCCGCGCGCGACGGGCTGGGTATCACCGTGTCGTACTGGAAAGATCTCGAGTCCATCCGCGCCTGGAAGGCCCATGCCGAGCACCAGGTCGCGCAGCAGTTGGGCCACGAAAAATGGTACGCAGCCTTCAAGACTCGCATTGCCAAAGTCGAGCGGGACTACGCGCTCTGA
- a CDS encoding IS1/IS1595 family N-terminal zinc-binding domain-containing protein, with product MSKISPAGYRFPEPFSGVQVNFCKNIKCAAFGVQETLNRVRRPKGTSSQAGDYIRASSNRDNARMVCGMCGSKNPLRSNEAIAQELGRLSAHIFDAKQTCCPNDVCTSRKVPVETPGFYVRNGKTPSGTPRWRCNACRKTFAGAAAPHARQRKPHKNREVFALLMNKMPLKRISEVTGLDPKSVYGKIALIHRQCMAFAGKREQQLVQGMALPSMYIALDRQVHNVNWSTRKDRRNVALTAVASADLTSGYVFGFNVNFDAAMDANKVEAEATLNGDLGEYEAYRKFARVWLSSDYEAAVEDSKLRKSKSKRYKSAAFEEGLEEDIHAHYEDAQAREDIEAEDASTETTLPSKGVQIKDQYTLHGHFHLLATLLQNAEKVRCYMDQDSGMRAAFLGAFAERVKQRTADAWFVSVMKEATVNQKEAAVARAKARMRDIAAAYPGVEDEHLRLLMMKIEMANPVEMGVYKDLWVNHPMPNMSEPAKKVCWLTDMGDYEEDHQARLYLKASLHAVDRFFMQARRRLSLAERSIHTASSEGRTWYGYSAYNPENLAKALEIFRVFYNYCKPGDDKQTPAMRLGLAKAPIALEDILYFQRNFA from the coding sequence TTGTCGAAGATTTCTCCGGCAGGTTACCGCTTCCCCGAGCCCTTCTCGGGGGTCCAGGTCAACTTCTGCAAAAACATCAAATGCGCGGCTTTTGGAGTCCAAGAGACGCTCAATCGCGTTCGTAGGCCCAAAGGAACAAGTTCTCAAGCTGGCGACTACATCCGGGCCAGCAGCAATCGGGATAACGCGCGCATGGTGTGTGGAATGTGTGGCAGCAAGAATCCATTGCGCAGTAACGAGGCCATCGCCCAGGAATTAGGCCGGCTGTCCGCGCATATCTTCGATGCCAAGCAGACCTGCTGCCCGAACGATGTCTGCACCAGCCGTAAGGTTCCGGTAGAGACGCCGGGCTTCTACGTGCGCAATGGCAAAACGCCATCAGGAACCCCTCGCTGGCGCTGTAACGCCTGCCGTAAGACCTTTGCGGGCGCAGCCGCCCCACATGCCCGCCAACGAAAGCCTCACAAGAATCGGGAGGTGTTCGCGCTCCTCATGAACAAGATGCCGCTCAAGCGTATCTCCGAGGTAACGGGGCTGGACCCTAAAAGCGTCTACGGCAAGATAGCCCTCATTCACCGCCAATGCATGGCTTTCGCAGGAAAGCGAGAGCAACAACTGGTGCAGGGGATGGCGCTGCCCTCCATGTACATTGCGCTGGACCGCCAGGTGCACAACGTCAATTGGTCGACTCGCAAGGACCGGCGTAACGTCGCCTTGACCGCGGTAGCCAGTGCGGACCTGACCTCGGGTTATGTCTTCGGCTTTAACGTGAACTTTGACGCTGCGATGGACGCGAACAAGGTAGAGGCGGAAGCTACCTTGAATGGCGATTTAGGGGAGTACGAAGCCTACCGGAAGTTTGCCCGGGTCTGGCTGTCGTCTGACTACGAAGCCGCTGTAGAGGACTCCAAGCTTCGAAAGTCCAAGTCCAAGCGCTACAAGTCCGCGGCCTTCGAGGAAGGCCTAGAGGAAGACATCCACGCACACTACGAGGACGCCCAGGCTCGGGAAGATATCGAAGCAGAAGACGCTAGTACAGAAACGACCCTCCCAAGCAAAGGCGTGCAAATCAAGGACCAATACACCTTGCACGGCCACTTCCACCTGCTTGCTACCTTGCTGCAGAACGCGGAGAAGGTGCGCTGTTACATGGACCAGGACAGCGGCATGCGCGCGGCTTTCTTAGGCGCCTTTGCCGAGCGCGTGAAGCAGCGAACCGCCGACGCTTGGTTTGTGTCTGTCATGAAGGAGGCAACCGTTAACCAGAAAGAGGCCGCGGTTGCCAGGGCAAAGGCACGGATGCGAGACATCGCCGCAGCGTATCCCGGAGTGGAAGACGAGCACCTTCGACTGCTGATGATGAAGATAGAGATGGCCAACCCCGTAGAGATGGGTGTCTACAAGGACCTCTGGGTGAACCACCCTATGCCTAACATGAGTGAACCCGCTAAAAAGGTCTGCTGGCTCACTGATATGGGCGACTACGAAGAAGACCATCAAGCCCGGCTGTACCTGAAGGCCAGTCTGCATGCCGTCGACCGGTTCTTCATGCAGGCCCGACGACGGCTATCGCTTGCAGAGCGGTCCATCCACACCGCCAGCTCTGAAGGCCGCACTTGGTATGGATACAGCGCCTACAACCCGGAGAATCTGGCTAAAGCGTTGGAGATATTTAGGGTTTTCTACAACTACTGCAAGCCGGGAGACGATAAGCAAACGCCGGCCATGCGGCTGGGACTGGCAAAGGCGCCTATAGCGCTAGAGGACATTCTGTACTTCCAACGAAACTTTGCTTAA
- a CDS encoding PhoX family protein, with product MAKDFSLMEDSNRSSNPSIHEVSDPARRTILRGGLGALAGSFFAPLSAIGGAAALTGCATTGMAGGALLGFKSVAVSTADTVSVPEGYTVQVIAPWGDPVGMSGENTAFKDDASNTAAHQETQFGMNHDGIHYFAQEGSKSGLLAMNHEYVDHGLLFTDGTDNWNLEKVRKSQAAHGVSIFEVEEKGGKWEVVKPSPWARRITANTRMELSGPAAGHAMLKTAADPSGRVVLGTINNCASGITPWGTYLTSEENFINYFSGGDSLTEHDKRWGLKKGGGGYNWHQHDARFDATKTPNEPNRFGWIVEIDPYNPSSTPMKRTAMGRAAHEGATVAVTKDNRAVVYMGEDSRFEYIYKFVSRDAIKPGGAAANATLLDHGTLYVAKFNADGKGQWIALTHGQGPLTAANGFADQGEVLIKARQASDLLGATKMDRPEWIAVDKQGWVYTTLTNNSNRGADKQPGVDAANPRVNNTQGNIIRWKEDGDFAGTTFAWNHFIMAGDPSLERADAKGNIKGDMFSCPDGLWVDGRGVLWIQCDMSTSAMGKGDLKNFGNNMMLAADVRTGEARRFLVGPAGCEITGATGTPDGKTMFVNIQHPGEPANEVSDPKNPRAVSNWPEKKANGRPRSATVVIRKADGGVIGT from the coding sequence ATGGCAAAAGATTTTTCCTTGATGGAAGACAGCAACCGCTCTTCCAACCCCAGCATTCACGAAGTGTCTGACCCCGCACGCCGCACCATCCTGCGCGGTGGTTTGGGCGCTTTGGCAGGCAGCTTCTTCGCGCCTTTGAGCGCCATCGGCGGTGCTGCAGCACTGACCGGATGCGCGACTACCGGCATGGCCGGCGGTGCGTTGCTCGGCTTCAAGAGCGTGGCTGTGTCTACCGCCGACACCGTCTCCGTTCCTGAAGGCTACACCGTGCAAGTGATTGCGCCCTGGGGTGACCCCGTGGGTATGTCCGGCGAAAACACTGCGTTCAAGGACGATGCCAGCAATACCGCTGCCCATCAGGAAACCCAGTTCGGCATGAACCACGACGGTATCCATTACTTCGCACAGGAAGGCTCCAAGAGCGGCCTGCTGGCCATGAACCACGAGTATGTGGATCACGGCCTGCTGTTCACCGACGGCACCGACAACTGGAACCTGGAAAAAGTGCGCAAGTCCCAGGCCGCCCATGGCGTGTCGATTTTTGAAGTGGAAGAAAAAGGCGGCAAGTGGGAAGTGGTCAAGCCCTCTCCCTGGGCACGCCGTATCACCGCCAACACCCGCATGGAACTCAGCGGCCCTGCAGCCGGTCACGCCATGCTCAAGACAGCGGCAGACCCCTCCGGTCGTGTGGTGCTGGGCACCATCAACAACTGCGCCAGCGGCATCACGCCTTGGGGCACTTACCTCACCTCGGAAGAAAACTTCATCAACTATTTCAGCGGCGGCGACAGCCTCACTGAACACGACAAGCGCTGGGGTCTGAAGAAAGGTGGCGGCGGCTACAACTGGCACCAGCACGACGCCCGCTTTGATGCCACCAAGACTCCCAACGAACCCAACCGCTTCGGCTGGATCGTGGAAATCGACCCCTACAACCCCAGCTCCACCCCCATGAAGCGCACTGCTATGGGCCGCGCAGCCCACGAAGGCGCCACCGTAGCTGTCACCAAGGACAACCGTGCTGTGGTGTACATGGGTGAAGACTCCCGCTTTGAGTACATCTACAAGTTCGTCAGCCGCGACGCCATCAAACCCGGCGGCGCTGCTGCCAACGCCACCCTGCTCGACCACGGCACCTTGTACGTGGCCAAGTTCAATGCAGACGGCAAGGGCCAGTGGATTGCTTTGACCCACGGCCAAGGCCCGTTGACAGCTGCCAACGGCTTTGCCGACCAGGGCGAAGTGCTGATCAAGGCGCGCCAAGCCAGCGACCTTTTGGGCGCTACCAAGATGGACCGCCCCGAATGGATCGCTGTGGACAAGCAAGGCTGGGTCTACACCACTCTGACCAACAACAGCAACCGCGGTGCTGACAAGCAACCCGGCGTCGATGCTGCCAACCCCCGCGTGAACAACACCCAAGGCAACATCATCCGCTGGAAGGAAGACGGCGACTTCGCTGGCACCACGTTCGCCTGGAACCACTTCATCATGGCAGGCGACCCATCCCTGGAACGCGCCGATGCCAAGGGCAACATCAAGGGCGACATGTTCTCCTGCCCGGATGGTTTGTGGGTCGATGGCCGCGGCGTGCTGTGGATCCAGTGCGATATGTCCACCTCCGCCATGGGCAAGGGTGACTTGAAGAACTTCGGCAACAACATGATGCTGGCCGCCGACGTGCGCACTGGCGAAGCCCGCCGCTTCCTGGTGGGACCTGCCGGTTGCGAAATCACCGGCGCTACCGGCACACCGGACGGCAAGACCATGTTCGTCAACATCCAGCACCCCGGTGAGCCTGCCAACGAAGTGAGCGACCCCAAGAACCCGCGCGCCGTGTCTAACTGGCCCGAGAAAAAGGCCAACGGACGCCCACGCTCTGCCACCGTAGTGATCCGCAAGGCCGACGGCGGCGTGATCGGTACCTGA
- a CDS encoding NAD(P)-dependent oxidoreductase, giving the protein MKIALLGIGLMGFPMGRRLCEAGHTVHVWNRTPAKAERLIAFGAIVHPTAAHAVAEADMVITMLDHGGIVSHVLFELGAADAIKQGTLLVDMSSIKPVEARDHAARLSERGVDYLDAPVSGGTLGAEQGTLAIMAGGKATNFERAMPVLKIFGRPTHVGPIGSGQLTKLANQMIVGATIGIVAEALLLCERGGANMGKVKEAITGGFADSRILQVHGQRMVDRDFAPRARMTVQIKDLRNALATASEVGFDAPITTLFEKLYAEGIEHGLSELDHAGLFVELASRNGMS; this is encoded by the coding sequence ATGAAAATAGCACTTCTCGGCATCGGTCTCATGGGGTTTCCCATGGGGCGCCGCCTTTGTGAAGCCGGCCACACTGTCCACGTCTGGAACCGTACCCCCGCCAAAGCGGAACGCCTCATCGCATTCGGCGCCATCGTTCACCCCACAGCCGCCCATGCCGTCGCTGAGGCCGACATGGTCATCACCATGCTGGACCACGGCGGCATCGTCAGCCACGTGTTGTTTGAATTGGGCGCGGCAGACGCCATCAAACAGGGGACACTGCTGGTGGACATGTCTTCCATCAAACCCGTAGAAGCCCGCGACCATGCCGCCCGCCTGAGCGAGCGCGGTGTGGACTATCTGGATGCACCTGTCTCCGGCGGCACGCTGGGGGCAGAGCAAGGTACGCTGGCCATCATGGCCGGTGGCAAGGCCACCAACTTCGAGCGCGCCATGCCGGTGCTCAAAATCTTCGGCCGCCCCACCCATGTGGGGCCCATCGGCTCCGGCCAACTTACCAAGCTGGCCAACCAGATGATCGTGGGCGCCACCATCGGCATCGTGGCCGAAGCCCTGCTTCTGTGTGAACGCGGCGGTGCCAATATGGGCAAGGTGAAAGAAGCCATCACCGGCGGTTTTGCGGACAGCCGCATCCTGCAGGTCCACGGCCAGCGCATGGTAGATCGCGACTTTGCACCCCGCGCCCGCATGACCGTGCAAATCAAGGACCTGCGTAACGCCTTGGCCACGGCCTCTGAGGTGGGCTTTGATGCGCCGATTACTACCTTGTTTGAAAAGTTATATGCCGAAGGCATCGAGCACGGCCTGTCCGAACTGGACCACGCCGGCTTGTTTGTGGAACTGGCCAGCCGTAACGGCATGTCCTGA